A window of Cydia amplana chromosome 16, ilCydAmpl1.1, whole genome shotgun sequence genomic DNA:
TTCATGTGCCTATACTTATATTAAAGTTTGTTACATGACTCAGTCTAGGCAAAGACAATTCATTCTCTTTGGTCTAAGTGCGAGTAGGTACATAGTTCATAAAAATCGTTAGGGATATTTTACAGCCAATGTCATATGTCGGAATGACTAATGGTTCGTGGTAAATATCGTATCTTCCTTTGTTTTGTTGCTGATTTCATTCTCAAACCTACCTAACGATACTTTTAACGGTACAAAATTAGGAATACATTGCATATTGATCATCACAAGATCTACAatatacatgtaggtacttatactcaATATTAGTCTTGATTACTCTCTAATTCTATAGCATTAGACAACACTTCTCTACTAGATGAAACTACGCGACTGCGTGTCAGCGTATTTCTAAAtttaaagtaaacaaaaaaacataacaCTGCGAGCATTGCGCAAAGAAGTGTCCCAAAGTTGGCCGCCAAATACCTGTTTGTGATGTTGGCAAGCTTTTCTAGATTCTCATTCCCCGCGAGCAATATTGTATGGTCACTATCCTGAGTCTTATTGTTTATCTCAGTCTGACTTTTACATGTTATTCCGTTCACATTTTCTGTGTCATAATTTGGGGATTGCGCTATCAAGGAGAGGGAGAGCCCTTCATGTATATACTTCGCCAACATGTCACATATTAGCGGGTTACCTCCTATAGATAAAGTTGTTATGGTAGCTCCAGATGATGGAAATTCAGTGAGATTAACTTTGTCTATAAAATTGTTATCAAGATAAACGACTCGCAAACTTGGTAGTTCGTAAAATAATTTACCATCAAATCTGTGAAATCTGTTATTTGATAAGTTAATTCTACTTACGCGCCTCATACCTTCAAATACGCCAAATTGAAGGAATGCCAAATAAttgttgtttaaatttaaagtgTAAAGAAATTCACAGTCAATAAATGATCCTGGTTGAAtatatgatattttattataactgatatcaattaacgTTACACTACGCTGCTTTTGGAAATATATTTTGCTTATAGATGTGATAACATTGGAAGTTAGCTGTATctgttgcaattttaaatttgtgttatttatggaaaatgattcAATCTGATTGAATGATAAATCTAAAAATTCTATTGCCCCAGTACCATTGAATACGTTAAACTCTATCAGTTTTATGTTACTATGTGATATATTGAGTTTATTTAATGATCTCATTCCGTAGAATGAGTCATTCTGAAGGGTTTTGATTTTACATCCCGAGAGATCTAAATCGTAACATGAGGACAATCCATTAAACGTTTGTTGTGGGATATCAGTGATaggattattttttaaattgaatatagtcaacatttttaaattgttaaacGATTGAATTTGTATATCTTCGATGGCATTATTAGATAGATCAATTATTTGCAGCGAAGTGAGAGGTTCGAAAGCTTCCCTTCGGATTTGCTTTATGGcattattattgatataaaaatgaCTTAAGTTCTTTAAACCTGTTGTATCAAAATCTATGCTCCGTAGCTTGTTAAACGATAGGTCTAGTTCATCTAAATAGTCGAGGTTTCTAAATGTAGTCTTACTTATTTTGGAGATAAAATTTTTACTGAAATTCAGTGATCGGAAAGAAGGATGAGGTCCGAATAGATCGGGCCCCAGCTCCCCTATGTCCGCGTCACTGAGGTCCAACTTTTCAAAGTATAGACCATTAAATGCGTCAGTATCTAAATAGCCTGCTAAAGTATTGTTATGGAGTTTTAGATTTGTGATATGCGCGCCTGCAAAGGCTCCCGACTCTATTttcgaaattttattaaatgacaCATCAAGTGAATAAAGAAGACTGTTATTTTGAAACGTTGATTTTAATATAGCCTCAATATTGTTGTTACTTAAGTCCAGTTGCGTTAAAGAACTTAAAGAGTTGAAAGAAGAGCTATgaatactttttaaaatattGGAGCTGATATTAAGATATTTTAAAGCGAACAGGCTATGAAAGTTATCCTTATTTAAATGTGCTAGATCGTTGTGATCTAAATACAATTCTTGTAAACTTACTAGACCAGCAACAGAAGAGTCAAGCTTTATAATCTTGTTGTTCGAAATGTCTAACGTTAACAATCCTGTCAGATTACTGAACGTGTCTTGATTAAACGATTCTATGTAATTGTAAGATAAATTCAAATGTCTTAATGTAACATATGGTGCGATGTTGTTCTGTAGCACACCCTGGATATTATTATGGCTAAAATCGATAGTAGTTACCGGTAACTGCCAGTAGCTAGGCCAGCCTATCTGGGCGTCTAAACGTTCTatattattataggacatatTAAGCACGTTTATCATAGTCGGTCTTGCGAATGCCGCTAGATTTAGAGAGTCAATATTGTTGCTTGAGAGATCAACTATCGTAGCTTGTCGCAGATTTAAAACAGTTTCTGGAAACTTCTTGATTCTACCGTCCGTTATCGAGATGGCGTTAATATGGTCCTTTAGCTCGTTTATGACTGATGAGTCATTGGTGCTGAAGTCGAAATCTGTTGCCTCTACGGAGATACTGAAGTTCTGATGTAATATATGTTCTTCTGAATAATCGTTGTATAAGTACACGCAGGGCATTTGGACTATGAGGCTGATCGCATCGCTGAGGTCGCGGTGGCAGACGAGGTGACCGCCGCAGGGCGTGTCATCGCCGATCTCGTGGATGTCGCAGTCGCTGTATACTGGAGGGCCTGTAGCGACCAGTAGCGTCAGTATTAAGGTCGCTTTTGCTGTGTGATCTGGAATTTGAACCATCGTGTTTTAACCATATTATTGGGATGAGATGGGAGACTTACGCGCGGAATCTAAATCACATTACCTAACCGAGCCGATCAAATCACAAGAGTCCCTAGTGCACGACCCAAGATAAAACTGGGACAAAGGAAAAGGAATAGGTACCTAGAATATTTTATAACGAATAGAGCTCTTAACTGTCACAAAGATCTCTGTATTATTTTGTATCTGAGTCTCTAAATGATTGGATTTTAGATGGGTATAGTCTTTAGTTTGAAAAGGACATATTACAATGGGTTTAGAGTATCTATGTTACGTCCTCAATCAAAAGGTACTACATTGTCGCTTTGCTATATAGGTAAGGACGTTCTGACAGGTTATTTGTATGAAGATACATAATATTTCGTCTTTATGGTAAGCGACAAAAAGTGGTACCTTTTGATtgagaacgtcacatatctagGTATTCGTATTCCAAAAACAAAAGGTAAAGTTTTTAGCTCAAAGATTTGTCTACTCGCCACAATCGGGGATTCCCCttgttatgtaggtaggtacatatatacaacgtgttacatcagccactgaaagtggggtGGGTACTCGTTGTACaggttataggtaggtactgagcAACTTAAtcactatgggaccaaccccgaaatagcGATAAGAAAATTGACGCTCCCATACAAGATATCAATAtcagccagccaaaatgtatgggagagtcaatttttttttcacgatttcggggttggtcccatagtaaaagttgctcagtatgacctatacaacGTGTACCCATCCATCCCGCTTTCAGTGGTTGGTGTAACACCTTGTATATGTTTAAAAGAGCAAGCGGAGGACAAACATGACAAAGGAGCAACTAATTAATGTAATGTATAACTATCATACAGGTTTAAAAATGCACTCCTATATTTAAAACA
This region includes:
- the LOC134655325 gene encoding uncharacterized protein LOC134655325, with protein sequence MDHTAKATLILTLLVATGPPVYSDCDIHEIGDDTPCGGHLVCHRDLSDAISLIVQMPCVYLYNDYSEEHILHQNFSISVEATDFDFSTNDSSVINELKDHINAISITDGRIKKFPETVLNLRQATIVDLSSNNIDSLNLAAFARPTMINVLNMSYNNIERLDAQIGWPSYWQLPVTTIDFSHNNIQGVLQNNIAPYVTLRHLNLSYNYIESFNQDTFSNLTGLLTLDISNNKIIKLDSSVAGLVSLQELYSAACRAMRVRNSLSQNKAATL